The Ignavibacteriota bacterium sequence TAATTAAAAAATCCAAACCAAAAACTTTGCTCGTTGGGAAAAAAGCAATTACCAGAAAACATAAAAGTTCAATCATATTTTTATCGACAAAAAGTAAATTTGATTGGAACGGCGGAATTGCAATATAATATAGCAATAACATTAATACTCCCATAAATGCGGAAATTGAAACATACAGTCCTAATATTAAGCCAAATCCTATTAAAATTTGTCCCCAAATATTTAGTAGATCAATAATTTTTAAAATCATTTGATCATTTGTTAATGAATGAAAAAAATCAGAAAAGATCCAATTTGATTGAATAAGAAAAGGCGCCGATGACCAATTTTCATCGAACAATTTATCAAAACCTTCATAAAGGAAATGATAGCCAAGAACAAAACGAATTAATACTAAAAGAATAAATTGAATGTTTGAATATTTCATTATAATTTTTCACAAATTTTTAAGATAAATCAATTAGTTTCTATAAGCTGCGGAAATTCAGTCGCTGTACCAAGATCCATAATTCTTATATTTTTCCATTTTACTTTTATGCCTGGTGTTTCCATCTGATGAACCTGTAAAGCTATAAATCCATCTTTAGTCAAAGAGTCATTTAAATTTGCAGCCGGAACACCATTCAACCAAGTTTTAATTGAATTTCCTATTGCTTCAATATGAAGTTTATTCCAATTGTTGTGAATAAACGCTTTTCGTCCGGCTTCGTTATTTCTCAGGTCATAAAGCCACCCTCTTCTTGATTCGTCATAAATTCCTCCGCTCCATGCTCTTTCAGACGGATCAATTTCTACTTGATATCCGTGAACTCTGCCATTCATATAGGAATCCAAACTGTTGCTTCTGATTTGAATACCAGAATTCATTCTATCGTCAACTAGGAATTCTAATTCTAAAATAAAATTTGAATAATTTTGTTTTGTACACAAGAAAGTATTCGGCGTACTCTTTCCCGTAATTCCAATTATCATACTATCTTGTACTTCATAAGCAGCCTCGCCGCCGCGTTTTTCCCATCCGTCTAAATTCTTACCGTTGAATAAATATTCCCATTGCATATTTAATTTGTTTCCCGTAAATCCCGATAAAAACAAACCAAAAAGAATTAAAATTTTCTTAATCATTTTTATTTCCTTTAATTACTGCTTACAAAGCTGCTGTAACATTTTTCAATTTTTTCTTTATCCATTTTACCGTCTTGAATGAGTATTCTGTATCTAAAAGTAACCGATTCCCCAGCATTCAAAGTAAAATTTAATGTTTCTTTACCTTTGCTGAAAACATTTTGTCCCAAAGGATTTGCAGCGAATAATCCGTATCCTCTTGCGTGCCAATATGTAGGAAAGCCGACATTTTTAGGATTATCAAAAATAACAACTGTCACATTTTTCCCTTCTATATTTCCATCAAGTGATACCCAACGCGCTCTTGTTGACCAAACATCATCGCCTTCAATACCTTCGCTGCTTAAATAATGACCAG is a genomic window containing:
- a CDS encoding DoxX family membrane protein yields the protein MKYSNIQFILLVLIRFVLGYHFLYEGFDKLFDENWSSAPFLIQSNWIFSDFFHSLTNDQMILKIIDLLNIWGQILIGFGLILGLYVSISAFMGVLMLLLYYIAIPPFQSNLLFVDKNMIELLCFLVIAFFPTSKVFGLDFLIKSTRSK
- a CDS encoding DUF1080 domain-containing protein, with protein sequence MIKKILILFGLFLSGFTGNKLNMQWEYLFNGKNLDGWEKRGGEAAYEVQDSMIIGITGKSTPNTFLCTKQNYSNFILELEFLVDDRMNSGIQIRSNSLDSYMNGRVHGYQVEIDPSERAWSGGIYDESRRGWLYDLRNNEAGRKAFIHNNWNKLHIEAIGNSIKTWLNGVPAANLNDSLTKDGFIALQVHQMETPGIKVKWKNIRIMDLGTATEFPQLIETN